In Treponema denticola, one genomic interval encodes:
- a CDS encoding DJ-1 family glyoxalase III translates to MKKAFLFLANGFEDVEALTPIDYLRRAGIDLITVGVGGKTIVSSHKVPIGCDIVLEEALQMDGDLIAVILPGGLPNSSTLAGSEAVREFAKKTLAGGGIVAAICAAPALALGSWGLLDGKHYTCYPGMGQDLKTKPKAGERVIRDGNIITACAAGAAEEFAFAIVEAVCGKTALNKLKTEVVAR, encoded by the coding sequence ATGAAAAAAGCTTTTTTATTTTTAGCAAACGGATTTGAAGATGTTGAAGCCCTTACGCCCATAGATTATTTGAGAAGAGCCGGTATAGATTTAATTACTGTCGGCGTCGGAGGGAAGACTATAGTTTCTTCTCACAAGGTTCCTATAGGCTGCGATATTGTATTGGAAGAAGCCTTGCAAATGGATGGCGATTTAATTGCCGTCATCCTTCCCGGCGGTCTTCCTAACAGCAGCACTCTTGCAGGCTCAGAGGCTGTTAGAGAATTTGCAAAAAAGACCCTTGCAGGCGGAGGAATTGTCGCTGCTATCTGTGCGGCTCCTGCCCTTGCCCTGGGCTCTTGGGGGCTTTTAGATGGAAAACATTATACCTGCTACCCCGGTATGGGTCAGGATTTGAAGACAAAGCCTAAGGCCGGAGAGCGTGTTATCAGAGACGGAAATATAATAACGGCCTGCGCAGCAGGAGCGGCAGAAGAATTTGCCTTTGCAATTGTAGAAGCTGTTTGCGGGAAAACCGCATTAAATAAACTTAAAACTGAGGTGGTGGCACGATAA
- a CDS encoding response regulator, which yields MKQVLLIGIAPTLRYYITKKLQEVGIYVIYAETVIEAMNIMKQQPVMLVIVDYSFSRDALFNFFAEKQKAPTLAGIPSIVLGRKIAKVDIALLASYGVKKVISKPVRVDELLSSIGIILGTTFPIDPTPCILETRVNEDVIFIELAQGLNRDKLELLQFRIIELIESYKLNEAKILIILTDLNLTYADTANLEYLIDNILAVKVVSPKNVKLLTLNQFVKDFFSQNPDYNMIEVVGSLGQALSALLQTTEDKRAVAQTMLNADNERNENVGNLETRFKLDTVESLSIAVVDDDLVIRKMMTAIFSCLNAEVDLFENGEDFLNKVENDVYDVIFLDMIMPGMSGIDVLNEAKKKGITTPFVILSSVTQRDTVIKALEKGAKRYILKPIKKETVLRKMEEVLGASI from the coding sequence ATGAAACAAGTTTTATTGATAGGGATAGCCCCCACTTTACGATATTATATTACAAAAAAATTACAAGAAGTCGGCATTTATGTTATTTATGCCGAAACAGTTATAGAAGCCATGAATATTATGAAGCAGCAGCCTGTCATGCTTGTAATAGTAGATTATAGTTTTAGCAGAGATGCCTTATTTAATTTTTTTGCAGAAAAGCAAAAAGCTCCTACCCTTGCAGGAATACCTTCAATAGTATTGGGAAGAAAAATAGCCAAAGTAGACATAGCTTTATTAGCCTCATATGGCGTAAAAAAAGTAATTTCAAAGCCTGTAAGAGTTGATGAACTTTTATCCTCAATAGGCATCATTTTAGGGACAACATTTCCCATAGATCCCACACCCTGTATTTTGGAAACGCGGGTAAATGAGGACGTTATATTTATAGAATTGGCACAAGGTTTAAACAGAGATAAACTTGAGCTGCTTCAATTTAGAATTATAGAACTCATTGAGTCCTATAAACTTAATGAAGCTAAAATTTTAATTATATTGACCGATTTAAATTTAACCTATGCCGATACGGCTAACTTGGAATATTTGATAGATAATATCCTAGCTGTAAAGGTAGTTTCTCCTAAAAATGTAAAGCTTCTTACTCTCAATCAATTTGTAAAAGACTTCTTTTCACAAAACCCCGACTATAATATGATTGAAGTTGTAGGAAGCCTTGGGCAGGCTCTTTCAGCTCTTTTACAAACAACAGAAGATAAGAGAGCTGTAGCTCAAACAATGCTTAATGCCGATAATGAGCGCAATGAAAACGTAGGCAATCTTGAAACCCGTTTTAAACTGGACACGGTCGAAAGTCTTTCCATAGCTGTAGTAGATGATGATTTAGTGATCCGCAAAATGATGACTGCTATTTTTTCGTGCTTAAATGCCGAAGTAGATCTATTTGAAAACGGAGAAGATTTTTTAAATAAAGTAGAAAATGATGTTTATGATGTTATTTTTTTAGATATGATTATGCCGGGAATGAGCGGTATAGATGTTTTAAATGAAGCAAAAAAGAAGGGAATTACAACTCCGTTTGTTATTCTATCTTCCGTCACTCAAAGAGATACCGTTATCAAAGCCCTGGAAAAGGGTGCTAAAAGATACATATTAAAACCCATAAAAAAAGAAACGGTTTTACGCAAGATGGAGGAAGTTCTGGGTGCCTCTATTTAA
- a CDS encoding class I SAM-dependent methyltransferase, whose translation MEKLADWFENETFWAEYAPIMFDTQRWAEAPTVAESILRIIGVPVDNAGISILDAGCGPGRIAIELAIRKAKVTGIDLIRPFLNAAMDSAQDESVDIELIQGDLRKFVRPEAFDAAISMYTSFGYCSTIEEDMQILKNIAQSIKPNGWFILEMTGREIAVRDFTEGEWFERGGFTVLTEYSVEGAWEGLRSRWILYDEQGRKADHTYVQRLYSAVELKRLMLAAGFSSVEIYGDFDFSPYNEKARTMVLIARK comes from the coding sequence ATGGAAAAACTTGCAGATTGGTTTGAAAACGAAACTTTTTGGGCTGAATATGCTCCGATTATGTTTGATACGCAGAGGTGGGCTGAGGCTCCTACCGTTGCGGAATCTATCTTAAGGATAATAGGCGTTCCTGTGGATAATGCAGGGATTTCAATCTTGGATGCGGGCTGCGGTCCGGGAAGGATTGCCATCGAGCTTGCGATAAGAAAGGCTAAGGTTACGGGCATCGACTTAATCCGCCCCTTTTTAAATGCGGCTATGGATTCGGCCCAAGATGAGAGCGTCGACATAGAGCTTATTCAAGGAGATTTGCGTAAATTTGTCCGCCCTGAAGCCTTTGATGCGGCTATCAGCATGTATACGAGCTTCGGCTATTGCAGCACAATCGAAGAAGATATGCAAATCTTAAAAAACATAGCCCAATCCATAAAACCTAACGGCTGGTTTATTCTCGAAATGACCGGCCGTGAAATTGCAGTGCGGGATTTTACCGAAGGCGAATGGTTTGAGCGGGGCGGTTTTACGGTCTTAACCGAATATTCCGTCGAAGGTGCTTGGGAAGGTTTACGCTCCCGCTGGATTCTTTATGATGAGCAGGGCAGAAAGGCCGATCACACCTATGTTCAGCGTCTTTATTCCGCAGTGGAGTTAAAAAGGCTTATGTTGGCAGCCGGCTTTTCTTCGGTAGAAATATACGGCGATTTTGATTTTTCGCCCTATAACGAAAAGGCGAGAACGATGGTTCTCATAGCAAGAAAATAG
- a CDS encoding response regulator: protein MPLFNKNISNFRLGKYLNESNIAYIIFSPDYIPLFWSPEAERLLPDYLIKNTKVQIYDYVRKILSEEDFIRFSVFIKNNPKTAAFEAKFDRPSGPSDKTTLKFSSTQQDDGTFFVTIDDITKQKLKEQSLIIAKQDAEKANNMRSLFLANVSHEIRTPIQTIIGMMELIKDTNLDEEQSEYTRQVNFSAEVLLALVNDILDFSKLESGNMTMEKTVFNLTDSVEQTVDLISMEAHKKGLEIVVDINDKIPDFIYGDPARLQQVLLNFVKNAVKFTEKGYVSVSVKPVFENNPNNTDTEKHFSILCEVADTGIGVNAEQKSKIFESFYQGNASINRKYGGTGLGLAISKNIITMMNGQIGIKDNIPCGSVFWFKVPLIPSKRKAPHESTLLDKSTRFLIVDDNMQTRTILKRMLFKFGFQDIALVSSGEQAIGVMKTAAEHKNPFNVVFIDMVMPKMDGWRLGAEIHNDENLSTSKLFLMIPEGSLGRDAKMKLLEWFDGYLYKPLKSRIVFHLINDLYRKFASSSENDDISELEPVEAGSQGQQNENVHIPNEDNFFGCKILVVDDHPVNQKLLKIILEKAHCIVSTANDGEEAIDKASGELFDIIFMDIQMPGINGYEATQILREKGYSKPIIACTAGSQDNERNLCESMGLNDIIKKPFNKKQLFEMVKKHYKK from the coding sequence GTGCCTCTATTTAACAAAAATATTTCAAATTTCCGGCTGGGGAAATATTTAAACGAGTCAAATATAGCTTATATAATTTTTTCTCCCGATTATATTCCGCTTTTTTGGAGCCCTGAAGCGGAAAGGCTTTTACCCGACTATTTGATTAAAAATACAAAAGTACAGATATACGACTATGTAAGAAAAATTTTATCTGAAGAGGACTTTATCCGGTTTTCCGTATTTATAAAAAACAACCCAAAAACGGCAGCTTTTGAAGCAAAATTCGACAGGCCCTCAGGACCTTCGGACAAAACTACTTTAAAGTTCAGCTCTACCCAACAAGATGACGGTACTTTTTTTGTAACCATCGATGACATTACCAAACAAAAACTAAAAGAACAATCTTTAATAATTGCAAAACAGGATGCCGAAAAAGCAAACAACATGAGAAGCCTTTTTTTGGCCAATGTAAGCCATGAAATAAGAACTCCTATCCAAACTATAATAGGCATGATGGAGCTTATAAAAGATACAAACTTAGATGAAGAACAAAGTGAATACACCCGTCAAGTCAACTTTAGCGCTGAAGTTTTACTTGCGCTTGTAAACGATATTTTGGATTTTTCAAAACTTGAAAGCGGGAATATGACGATGGAAAAAACGGTTTTTAACTTAACCGATTCCGTTGAGCAGACTGTAGATTTAATTTCGATGGAAGCCCACAAAAAGGGCCTTGAAATAGTTGTAGACATAAACGATAAAATTCCCGACTTTATATACGGCGATCCGGCAAGACTGCAGCAAGTTCTTTTAAACTTCGTAAAAAATGCAGTTAAGTTTACTGAAAAAGGCTATGTTTCAGTTTCAGTCAAACCTGTGTTTGAAAACAACCCAAACAATACCGATACGGAAAAACACTTCTCCATCCTTTGTGAAGTTGCAGATACGGGTATAGGAGTAAATGCAGAACAAAAATCAAAAATATTCGAGTCCTTTTATCAGGGAAATGCCTCTATCAATAGAAAGTATGGCGGTACGGGATTAGGCTTGGCAATTTCTAAAAATATTATAACTATGATGAATGGACAAATAGGAATAAAAGATAATATTCCCTGCGGTTCTGTTTTTTGGTTTAAGGTACCCTTGATTCCTTCAAAAAGAAAAGCTCCTCATGAAAGCACCCTATTGGATAAGAGTACCAGATTTTTAATAGTCGACGATAATATGCAAACCAGAACTATTTTAAAGAGAATGCTTTTTAAATTCGGTTTTCAAGACATAGCCTTGGTCAGTTCCGGAGAACAGGCAATAGGAGTTATGAAAACAGCCGCCGAACATAAAAATCCTTTCAATGTGGTATTTATAGATATGGTTATGCCTAAGATGGACGGATGGCGCCTTGGAGCCGAAATTCACAATGACGAAAATCTTTCAACCTCAAAACTCTTTTTGATGATTCCTGAAGGCAGCCTCGGAAGAGATGCAAAGATGAAACTTTTAGAGTGGTTTGACGGCTATCTTTATAAGCCCTTAAAATCACGAATAGTCTTTCATCTGATTAACGACCTCTATAGAAAATTCGCATCGTCTTCGGAAAATGATGACATTTCGGAATTGGAGCCGGTTGAAGCAGGGAGCCAAGGTCAACAAAATGAAAATGTGCATATTCCAAATGAAGATAACTTTTTCGGCTGTAAGATTTTAGTTGTAGACGATCATCCTGTAAACCAAAAATTATTAAAAATTATCTTGGAAAAAGCCCACTGTATTGTAAGCACGGCAAATGACGGAGAAGAAGCTATAGATAAGGCATCGGGCGAGCTATTTGATATTATATTTATGGATATACAGATGCCCGGAATAAACGGATATGAGGCTACGCAAATCTTGAG